One window from the genome of Metabacillus flavus encodes:
- a CDS encoding bile acid:sodium symporter family protein produces the protein MNVLNKISDFAGKTFIIWILLFGVISFTAPQGFLWIKPYVSILLGVVMFGMGMTLSIKDFQEVGRKPKSVLAGVAAHYVIMPGLAYLLVLIFKLPPELAVGVILVGCCPSGSASNVMTFLAKGDTALAVAVASVSTLLAPLLTPAIIYLLASSWIEVDAGKMFADVMLVILIPVILGILVQFFFKKQAEGAAKAMPLVSVVAITAILSTVIAASRDLIVESGWIVLLVVVLHNLAGFGLGFLAARLLGLSFEAQKAITFEVGMQNSGLGASLAISHFSPVAAVPSAIFSFWHNVSGPLLASYWAGRAGDGPAGRGLQQQKKGIKTEEIG, from the coding sequence ATGAATGTTTTAAATAAAATCAGCGACTTTGCAGGGAAGACATTCATTATTTGGATTCTCTTATTCGGCGTAATAAGCTTTACAGCTCCACAGGGCTTTTTGTGGATTAAGCCCTATGTATCTATTTTGCTTGGAGTGGTTATGTTCGGTATGGGAATGACGTTATCGATAAAGGATTTCCAGGAAGTTGGGAGAAAACCGAAAAGTGTATTAGCAGGGGTCGCTGCACACTACGTCATCATGCCGGGGCTTGCGTACTTGCTTGTTTTAATTTTTAAACTGCCGCCTGAGCTTGCAGTAGGAGTCATCTTAGTGGGATGCTGTCCGAGCGGGAGCGCATCCAACGTAATGACCTTTTTAGCTAAGGGAGACACAGCATTAGCTGTGGCAGTGGCCTCCGTTTCAACCTTGCTGGCCCCTCTTTTGACACCGGCCATTATTTATCTTCTAGCCAGCTCCTGGATTGAGGTCGATGCAGGAAAAATGTTTGCTGATGTCATGCTCGTCATCCTGATACCGGTTATCCTTGGAATACTCGTCCAGTTCTTTTTTAAAAAGCAGGCTGAAGGCGCGGCCAAAGCAATGCCGCTCGTTTCCGTTGTGGCCATCACCGCGATTTTATCCACGGTCATAGCAGCAAGCCGGGATTTAATTGTGGAATCTGGCTGGATCGTGCTTCTTGTCGTGGTGCTTCACAACCTGGCAGGATTTGGGCTCGGTTTTCTGGCAGCGAGGCTGCTGGGTCTCAGCTTCGAGGCGCAAAAAGCGATTACGTTCGAGGTCGGTATGCAAAACTCGGGACTTGGAGCTTCACTCGCCATCAGCCATTTTAGTCCAGTTGCTGCCGTGCCGAGTGCGATTTTCAGCTTCTGGCACAACGTTTCCGGACCGCTGCTCGCGAGCTATTGGGCGGGAAGAGCAGGCGACGGACCTGCTGGCAGAGGATTACAACAGCAGAAAAAAGGAATCAAAACAGAAGAAATCGGATAA
- a CDS encoding alpha-glycosidase: protein MNKHAIYHIPDVPYAYPKNNETLTVRLRAANQDLGTCKIYYKDRYDWTSPFHVKEMEKNEETELFSFYETGLSLNRNRYRYYFELIDQKGASVFYDERGFRESDLRQNEATAFQYAYIAEADVYELAEWHKEAIVYQIFPDRFCNGNPSINPPGTKEWGTEISASSMFGGDLKGILDKLGYIEELGVNVIYMTPVFPSSSNHKYNTADYFSIDQQFGTLDTAKELIRKCHEKGIKVIFDAVFNHTGNDFFAFQDLLKNQEQSKYKDWYFADSYPVSEEKVNYYTFADNIMEMPKLNTSNPEVREYLLKVAEFWIKEAGIDGWRLDVSDEVDHEFWRAFKKTVKAANPDAVIIGEIMHEASAFLKGDQMDSIMNYPFKGAVADFFAKQEITAEQFDDILTFNRTIYMEPVTRQMWNLVGSHDTKRFLTECGEREEAVRLAAAFQFAYIGVPYIYYGDEIGLSGGEEPQSRNCMVWDKKEWNNSLLEFFKKLISIRKSSKALTQGSYKTLYAKENVYMLIREWGKERFAAAFNNGDSAAEVTIPISGTELFTGEKISGGHTLTMEPMSFKWIRAE, encoded by the coding sequence TTGAACAAACATGCAATCTATCATATACCGGATGTGCCATATGCGTATCCAAAAAATAACGAGACCTTAACTGTAAGGCTTAGAGCAGCAAACCAAGACTTGGGAACATGCAAAATTTATTACAAAGACCGGTATGATTGGACTTCTCCCTTCCATGTGAAGGAGATGGAAAAGAACGAGGAAACGGAGCTGTTCTCTTTCTATGAAACGGGCCTTTCACTGAACCGGAACCGCTATCGCTATTATTTTGAGCTGATTGATCAGAAGGGCGCTTCAGTCTTTTATGATGAAAGAGGATTTAGAGAGAGCGATTTGAGACAAAACGAGGCGACAGCCTTTCAGTATGCGTACATAGCAGAAGCAGATGTGTATGAGCTGGCAGAGTGGCATAAGGAAGCGATTGTCTATCAGATTTTCCCCGATCGTTTCTGCAATGGAAATCCGTCTATTAATCCCCCTGGCACAAAGGAATGGGGAACGGAAATTAGCGCTTCCTCCATGTTTGGCGGAGACCTTAAGGGAATCCTGGATAAACTCGGCTATATTGAAGAACTGGGGGTAAATGTGATTTATATGACACCTGTTTTCCCGTCTTCCTCCAATCATAAATACAACACAGCAGACTACTTCTCGATAGATCAGCAGTTTGGCACACTGGATACAGCCAAGGAACTGATCAGGAAGTGTCATGAAAAAGGAATTAAGGTTATTTTTGATGCGGTTTTCAATCACACGGGAAATGACTTCTTTGCTTTTCAGGATCTGCTGAAAAATCAGGAGCAATCAAAATATAAAGATTGGTATTTTGCAGATAGCTATCCTGTAAGCGAAGAAAAGGTAAATTATTATACATTCGCAGACAACATCATGGAAATGCCCAAGCTGAATACGTCAAATCCGGAAGTGCGTGAATACTTGCTGAAGGTAGCTGAATTCTGGATCAAGGAAGCAGGTATTGACGGGTGGAGACTGGATGTCAGTGATGAGGTCGATCATGAATTTTGGCGGGCATTTAAGAAAACGGTCAAAGCAGCTAATCCCGATGCGGTTATTATCGGGGAAATCATGCACGAGGCCAGCGCCTTTTTAAAGGGAGATCAAATGGACAGTATCATGAATTATCCTTTTAAAGGCGCGGTGGCGGACTTTTTTGCTAAGCAGGAAATAACGGCTGAACAATTTGACGATATTTTAACCTTTAACCGGACGATTTATATGGAGCCTGTAACAAGACAAATGTGGAACCTTGTGGGCAGCCACGATACGAAACGGTTCCTGACGGAGTGCGGTGAGAGGGAAGAAGCGGTAAGGCTTGCTGCTGCTTTTCAATTTGCGTACATTGGTGTTCCTTATATTTATTACGGAGACGAAATCGGCTTAAGTGGCGGTGAAGAGCCGCAATCAAGGAATTGCATGGTTTGGGACAAAAAAGAATGGAATAACAGCCTGCTTGAATTCTTTAAAAAGCTGATTTCCATTCGTAAATCAAGCAAGGCTCTTACTCAGGGAAGCTATAAAACGCTTTATGCAAAAGAAAATGTCTACATGCTCATCCGGGAATGGGGGAAGGAACGTTTTGCAGCCGCCTTTAATAATGGAGATTCCGCAGCGGAAGTAACAATCCCGATTTCAGGTACAGAACTGTTCACTGGAGAAAAAATCTCCGGAGGTCACACTCTTACAATGGAGCCGATGTCTTTTAAATGGATTAGAGCGGAATAG
- a CDS encoding alkaline phosphatase, with translation MKFPAIIKSKFVPIAAISALALGTLIGASAIPQGVQAEKTPSKEELAKMIKEKNPEIKNVIFLIGDGMGVPYTSAHRYMKDNPRTKDIELTEFDKHLVGMQTTHPDDPAQNITDSASAATAMSGGVKTYNNAIAVDNDLTEVKTVLEQAKSQGKSTGLVATSEITHATPASFGAHDESRKNMNQIADDYYDEMVKGSHKIDVMLGGGKSNFVRSDRDLTKLFTKDGYSYVTNRDDLMKNRNSKVLGLFADGGMDKMIDRKKETPSLEEMTKVALNKLNSNKNGFFLMVEGSQIDWAGHDNDVVAAMSEMEDFEMAFKAAIDFAKKDKHTLVVATADHSTGGFSMGAGGEYNFKVEPILAAKKTPDYMAARIMEGMDTEKVLKDNIKLDLTQAEIDSVKAAAAKKNLTEIDNAIEQIFNKRSFTGWTTSGHTGEEVQVYAFGPGKENFSGLIDNTDQAKKMFKILKENK, from the coding sequence ATGAAGTTTCCTGCAATTATTAAATCCAAATTTGTCCCGATCGCTGCCATCTCCGCACTTGCTCTTGGTACGCTAATTGGTGCATCTGCCATTCCTCAAGGTGTACAAGCTGAGAAGACCCCTTCCAAAGAAGAACTGGCAAAAATGATTAAAGAAAAGAATCCTGAAATAAAAAATGTTATTTTCCTGATCGGAGACGGAATGGGTGTTCCTTACACATCCGCCCATCGTTATATGAAGGACAATCCCCGCACGAAAGATATTGAGCTAACTGAATTTGATAAGCATCTTGTTGGAATGCAAACCACTCACCCGGATGATCCTGCACAGAACATTACAGATTCTGCTTCCGCGGCTACTGCCATGTCAGGCGGAGTTAAGACATACAATAACGCAATCGCTGTAGACAATGACCTTACAGAAGTGAAAACAGTCCTGGAGCAAGCAAAATCACAAGGCAAATCGACTGGTCTTGTTGCTACTTCCGAAATTACACATGCAACGCCTGCTTCATTCGGTGCACATGATGAATCCCGCAAGAATATGAACCAGATTGCTGATGACTATTACGATGAAATGGTTAAAGGCAGTCATAAAATTGACGTTATGCTGGGTGGAGGAAAATCGAACTTCGTCCGCAGCGACCGCGATTTAACCAAACTGTTTACAAAGGACGGATATAGCTACGTAACTAACCGTGATGATCTTATGAAAAACAGAAACTCTAAAGTTCTTGGTCTATTTGCGGACGGCGGAATGGATAAAATGATTGACCGAAAGAAAGAAACACCTTCACTTGAAGAGATGACGAAGGTTGCTTTAAACAAATTGAACAGCAACAAGAACGGTTTCTTCCTTATGGTTGAAGGAAGCCAAATTGACTGGGCAGGCCACGACAACGACGTCGTTGCAGCGATGAGCGAAATGGAAGATTTCGAAATGGCTTTCAAAGCAGCTATTGATTTTGCTAAAAAAGACAAGCATACATTGGTCGTTGCTACGGCTGACCACTCCACTGGCGGATTTTCAATGGGTGCCGGCGGAGAGTACAATTTCAAAGTAGAACCAATCCTTGCTGCAAAGAAAACTCCTGACTACATGGCTGCAAGAATCATGGAAGGCATGGACACAGAAAAAGTATTAAAAGACAACATTAAGCTTGATCTAACTCAAGCAGAGATTGATAGTGTCAAAGCGGCGGCAGCTAAAAAGAATCTAACTGAAATTGATAATGCAATCGAACAAATTTTTAACAAGCGCTCCTTTACTGGCTGGACAACCTCTGGCCACACTGGAGAAGAAGTACAGGTTTATGCCTTCGGACCGGGTAAAGAAAATTTCTCAGGATTGATTGACAACACAGATCAAGCGAAGAAAATGTTTAAGATTTTGAAGGAAAATAAATAA
- a CDS encoding aldo/keto reductase, with the protein MTNRIALGKSDLLVHPIGLGTNAVGGHNLYPNLNEETGKELVRTALDSGMNFLDTAFIYGPERSEELIGEVLKERGSRDDIVIATKGAHKFVNGEVKLDNSPAFLREAVEGSLKRLQTDYIDLYYIHFPDEQTPKDEAVGELKRLKDEGKIKAIGVSNFSIDQLKEANIDGYVDVLQSEYNLFQRDAEKDLLPYTAENQISFIPYFPLASGLLAGKYSKDTKFDDIRAENPLFKGEAFERNLEKVEKLREIADSHHADLAHIVLAWYLTRDSIDALIPGAKRPDQVLDNLKTLDVKLTTGEIERIDSIFR; encoded by the coding sequence TTGACTAATAGAATCGCGCTTGGAAAATCTGACTTGCTTGTACATCCAATAGGACTCGGCACGAATGCAGTAGGCGGGCATAACCTGTATCCGAATTTGAATGAGGAAACAGGAAAAGAATTAGTTCGGACTGCACTCGATTCCGGCATGAATTTTCTAGATACCGCTTTTATCTATGGGCCGGAGCGCTCAGAGGAACTGATCGGCGAAGTATTGAAGGAACGCGGAAGCCGCGATGATATCGTGATTGCAACAAAAGGCGCACACAAATTTGTCAATGGCGAAGTGAAACTCGATAACTCCCCGGCTTTTTTAAGAGAGGCAGTTGAAGGCAGTCTAAAAAGGCTCCAAACGGATTATATCGACCTGTACTATATTCATTTTCCTGATGAACAAACGCCTAAGGACGAGGCGGTTGGGGAATTAAAGAGGCTGAAGGATGAAGGAAAAATCAAAGCAATCGGCGTTTCCAACTTTTCAATTGATCAGCTGAAGGAAGCCAACATTGACGGCTATGTAGATGTCCTTCAATCAGAATACAACCTGTTTCAGCGCGACGCAGAAAAGGATCTCCTTCCCTACACAGCTGAAAATCAAATTTCATTCATCCCTTACTTCCCGCTAGCATCCGGACTGCTCGCAGGGAAGTACTCGAAGGATACGAAGTTCGATGACATCCGTGCGGAAAATCCTTTATTCAAGGGAGAAGCGTTCGAGCGGAATTTGGAGAAGGTGGAAAAACTCCGCGAAATCGCAGATTCTCATCACGCAGACTTGGCCCACATCGTATTGGCGTGGTATTTGACCCGCGACTCGATTGACGCTCTCATACCAGGGGCAAAAAGACCGGATCAGGTACTGGACAATCTTAAAACACTGGATGTAAAGCTGACGACAGGAGAAATTGAGCGGATTGACTCGATTTTCAGATAG
- a CDS encoding alpha-amylase, with protein sequence MPQNHTMMQFFEWHLKADGEHWKNLSKMAPKLKEMCIDSVWIPPVTKGQSAEDTGYGIYDLYDLGEFDQKGTVRTKYGTKDELLAAIKVCQDNGIQVYADIVMNHKAAADETETFKVVEVDPENRENVISEPFDIEGWTKFTFPGRGDKYSAFKWNFGHFNGTDYDAKTGKSGIFRILGKNKDWNENVDDEFGNYDYLMFANIDYDHPDVQQEMIEWGKWLADTLNCDGYRLDAIKHINHEFIKNFAKEASSHRGDNFYMVGEFWNSELAACQEFLDQIDYQMDLFDVSLHYKLHEASLAGRDFDLTTIFDDTLVQSHPMNAVTFVDNHDSQPNEALESWVGDWFKQSAYALILLRKDGYPCVFYGDYFGIGGEEPVDGKQIAIDPLLKARCNKAYGEQDDYFDHPNTIGWVRKGVDEIERSGLAVVISNGDEGEKRMFVGEHRAGEVWVDLTNTREDSVEIEEDGFGVFPVNGESVSVWALPDEDTN encoded by the coding sequence ATGCCGCAGAATCACACAATGATGCAATTTTTCGAATGGCATCTGAAAGCAGATGGGGAGCACTGGAAGAACCTAAGCAAAATGGCTCCTAAATTAAAAGAAATGTGCATTGATTCAGTTTGGATTCCCCCTGTTACGAAAGGACAGTCAGCTGAAGATACTGGCTATGGAATATATGATCTATATGATTTAGGAGAGTTTGATCAAAAGGGAACCGTCCGCACGAAATATGGCACGAAGGATGAGCTTCTTGCAGCCATCAAGGTTTGCCAAGACAATGGCATTCAGGTTTATGCTGACATCGTTATGAATCATAAAGCTGCAGCGGATGAGACGGAAACATTTAAAGTAGTGGAGGTCGATCCGGAAAACCGCGAAAACGTCATTTCCGAGCCATTTGATATTGAAGGCTGGACGAAATTCACCTTCCCGGGACGCGGAGACAAATATTCGGCATTCAAATGGAATTTCGGACATTTTAATGGAACAGACTACGACGCAAAAACCGGGAAATCAGGGATTTTCCGTATACTCGGCAAAAATAAAGACTGGAACGAAAATGTGGATGACGAATTTGGAAACTACGATTATCTCATGTTTGCCAATATTGATTACGACCATCCAGATGTACAGCAGGAAATGATTGAATGGGGCAAGTGGCTTGCCGATACGCTGAATTGCGATGGGTACAGATTGGATGCGATTAAGCATATCAACCATGAATTCATCAAAAACTTTGCGAAGGAAGCTTCCAGCCATCGCGGAGATAACTTCTACATGGTTGGAGAATTCTGGAACTCCGAGCTGGCCGCCTGCCAGGAATTTTTGGATCAGATTGATTATCAAATGGACCTGTTTGACGTTTCCCTCCATTACAAGCTTCATGAAGCATCTTTGGCGGGACGCGACTTTGACCTTACAACGATTTTTGACGACACGCTTGTCCAATCCCATCCGATGAATGCTGTTACCTTTGTCGATAACCATGATTCACAGCCGAACGAAGCCCTTGAATCATGGGTTGGTGATTGGTTTAAGCAGAGCGCCTATGCATTAATTCTGCTTAGAAAAGACGGGTATCCTTGTGTATTCTATGGAGATTACTTCGGCATTGGCGGAGAAGAACCGGTTGATGGCAAGCAAATCGCCATTGATCCTTTGCTTAAAGCGCGCTGCAACAAAGCATACGGCGAGCAGGATGACTATTTTGACCATCCGAATACCATTGGCTGGGTCCGCAAGGGCGTCGATGAAATTGAACGCTCCGGCTTGGCTGTTGTGATCTCCAATGGAGATGAAGGAGAGAAAAGAATGTTCGTCGGCGAACACCGGGCCGGCGAGGTTTGGGTGGATTTAACCAATACTAGAGAAGATTCGGTCGAAATTGAAGAGGACGGGTTCGGGGTATTTCCTGTAAACGGAGAAAGTGTTTCCGTTTGGGCTCTGCCGGATGAAGATACGAATTAA
- a CDS encoding helix-turn-helix transcriptional regulator has translation MHETYQSDSYLFTFDAAYLIESRDKPKMLEIITAKHKEENEQFHPPAAKKIDLYIWNAVYTREIMKLGVTKHYLHSLYNRFYTSIPRQPSLLALQSLEVEMTSAYFDLVIYDMEVTESFVTNKILPYLHMNIENHLSIKKLSEDLEISAGYASSCFKKEMGVSIMKYAKKIKIERAKILLSTTNKSIFEISMILCFHDQGHFSKTFKSLTGMSPTQYRRKLPASQL, from the coding sequence ATGCATGAAACGTATCAATCCGATTCCTACCTGTTTACCTTTGACGCCGCGTACCTCATTGAATCAAGGGACAAGCCGAAGATGCTGGAGATTATCACAGCCAAGCACAAAGAAGAAAACGAACAATTTCATCCCCCTGCTGCAAAGAAAATCGACCTCTATATCTGGAATGCCGTCTACACAAGGGAAATCATGAAGCTTGGCGTCACAAAGCACTACCTTCACAGCCTGTACAACCGGTTTTACACATCCATTCCAAGGCAGCCCAGTCTCTTAGCCCTTCAATCGCTTGAAGTAGAAATGACCTCCGCTTACTTTGATCTGGTGATTTACGACATGGAAGTGACGGAAAGCTTTGTAACCAACAAAATACTTCCTTACCTGCACATGAACATTGAAAACCATCTTTCCATTAAAAAACTCTCCGAAGATCTTGAGATCTCGGCAGGCTATGCCTCCTCCTGCTTTAAAAAGGAGATGGGCGTCAGCATTATGAAATACGCGAAAAAGATTAAAATTGAACGGGCAAAAATTCTTCTTTCCACTACAAACAAAAGCATCTTTGAAATCAGCATGATTCTCTGCTTTCATGATCAGGGACATTTCAGCAAAACGTTTAAATCATTAACCGGCATGTCTCCAACTCAATACCGGAGAAAGCTGCCAGCATCGCAATTATAA